The sequence CAAAAGAGTTTGGAGATTTTCTAGAGGAAGATAAAATCCTTCCAGAGGATGAGGTAGCATATAAGGAGCATGGAAGAAAAGATGCCTTAGTTGCGGCAGCCTCCAAATTTCCAATGGCAAAGAGCGGCGTACACCATCATCATACCTTCGTCGTAGCTTTCCAAACTCTAGATGAATGACTAATGTTTGAAGATTCACAAGATTAGATACAGCGGATGGAATACTGAAAGAGCCCATTAAAGCAAGATATCTTAACCAATGCAGATCAAATAATTCAGTAGGTAGCTCTTTCAGGTTTACATGTAACGCATCCAATATCCTTAGCAATTTATAGCTTCCTAACATGGCTAGCCAACTAGGAAAAATCTTCATTTGGAAGCACAGAATGGTACGGAAGGTTGGACCCCAAATTTTATCTATATCAGAACGACTGAAACTGATGCGTCGCTCATTCATCAAGCCTTGTGGAAGATCACGCCCATCCATAACATGAAGAAACTTCTCTTCGCGGGCTATCCTTATGCACAAATCTCGTACCATATCATGGAGGCTGCAGCTCTTGATTTTCCCATTAGTTTTCCTACTAGTCACAATCACAAGATTTCTCTTTACAAGATCATCCAAACACTCCTCTGCCTCCTCTTCCAAGCTTTTACTACCTCCGTTTTGATGCTTCAGAAAACCCTCAGCTACCCACAACCTAATTAGCCTTGAAGCACGAATACTTGCATCTTCAAGAAAACCTCCAATAAACAGAAAACACAGTCTTAAATGATGAGGCAAGTAGGTATAGCTAAAAGAGAGTATCTCCTCTAGTTCCCAACCAACAACAGGATTTACATTTTTGGCAATTTCCTCCCAAGAAGCTTTAGTCCTGATGACTGAAGACAAGACTCCAGCAGCTAGGACAACAGCAAGGGGTAGCCCCGCGCACCTTCGTGCTATCTCTGTCCCAACGTCTTCTAAATCAGGCGTGCAATAGCCGTCTGTGAATACCTtcaacctaagcaaatcccaaCTTTGAGAACAATCCATTAACCTCATATCATGAAGAGGGCCAGCAGTGTCAGGATAACTGGCCACATCCAATTGCCTTGTAGTTAGCATGATTCGACTTCCATTCTTGTCATCCGGGAACATATACCTTACATCATCCCAAATATTTGTTCCCCAAACATCATCAATCACAATGAGATACCTCCAACCCTTCAATTTTTTATACACTTTCAATTCAATATCAGATTCATCAATCACATCTGCTGACATTTGATCTTCTAACAATTTCATTGAATCTAAAAGAAGTTTCCTGAACCTATGCGGACTGTAATCTTGTGATGCCACAACCCAAGCACGAATATCAAAACGCTCAATGATTAATTGATCGTCGTAAACAGCTTTAGCAAGAGTGGTTTTACCTATTCCACCCATACCCACGATGGGGACGACTCGAAGATTGGGTGACTGTCCGCAAAGCCGTTCCTTTATTGCTGTGATGTCGTCGTCTAAACCAATCACTGCGTCGTTGCCAGTTGATGCAAGCCTTGATGACGATGATGAAGATGCAGGTAGATAAGTAGGTCGCTCTTCCATGACTTCGCCCGCGACTAAACCAATTTCCTCCATCACATTTTGGAGCTGGTCTTCCAATTTGACGCGTGATGGATGACGCTGAATTCGGTGACAGATAAAAACTTCAATAATATCCTCGATTTGATAAGCTGCGTCCCTGATCCTTCCTTCCCAACGGTTGACTTTCTGTGGAAAATCTTCAAAGAACAATAGCAAGAAACTGACATAGTCGTGGATTGATCTAACTTTTTCTTCTGCTTCGGAAGAAAAGAGAGATTGATGTTGATATGTATTGAGATGTGTAGTTTGAGCAAGGGAAAGAAGAGCAGCATAAGCTGCCATACTGATGCTGAGTCTAtgtgcgagagagagagaaccgacaCTCCAGAGTCGACACAGAGGGGAGAGAGATTTTGACTTATTAAATACTACTATGTcagaaaattaaacaaataagGGTCAAAATTCTTCAatgaattatgattttttaaaatttgaaataaaatacattattattttttatttttttctatttttctcaaGGGCATAAAATGCCCCAAATAAAAACTGATTTTAagcttttaaattaaattttttgatacCCAGACATAAAGGATAATAAGGGTTAAATAAAGTGGTTGTATCTATGAATTGAAAATCCATCACACTTAagtatcaaaaaaaaaaaaaaaaaaaaaaaatcgctttTCTCTCTTCCTCTGAAACCCTTGGCGATTAGGTTTTAGGAGCGGTGTTCTTCCTTTTCTCTTGAGAGTTTGTCTTCCTCTTTCTCTGTTGGTGAGGGTGCTTTTGGTTGTCTGGTGTGATGGATCCCGAAGAAATTGCTAAACGCGTGGCTGATCTTCGTTTATCAGCAGAGGCAAAATCGAAAGTTGTATTGCTCTCTGCTTCGGAATCTGCCCTTGGTGATAAGAGGGCGATGAAACTCATCCTTGGCAAAGTTTTCTCAGACCGCTTGATTAATCGAGAGGCTTTACGAGACAATCTCCCTAATCTTTTGAGGCCGAGGGGGCTAATGGAAATCGAGCTTGTGGGAAGAAATATTTTTGCTATTTCGCTGGATCTGGAATCTGATCGAGCACGGATCCTTGCGGAGGGACCATGGCATTTCTTCAATGAGCTTATGATTCTGAAAGAAACTGATTCGATGCTTACTGCTACAAATGCCCAATTTGATCAAGTATCTTTTTGGGTACAACTTCACAATATGCCAGTGGCTTGTATGACTCCCCAAATTCTCCGGCGTGTGGGTAGTCAGATTGGCAGAGTTACTGAGGTTGATGACAATGGGGGAATTTGTATGGGACGCTATGGTCGTGTGAGGGTTACGAGATCGATTTTTGAGCCGCTTGTCCGGTGTGTTCCGATCAAGGCTGAAGGAAAGGATGAGGATGCGATGGTTCTGGTTTTGTATGAACGCCTTCCAGACCATTTTTGTTTCGGCTGTGGAAAGCTTGGGCATTACCTTAAAGATTGTGATGTTAGTGATGTTTTTAAGGAAAATCCCATGTTCGGTAATTGGCTTAAAGCAGGTAGGGGTGTGGATTACAGGAGAAATTCCCATACACGTCCTACTCCAAGAGCTACCACGGGGGGGGTATTTAATACCCCTCGTGAGATTCCACGAGGAACTCGGCATCTTTCTATTCTCAATAACCAGGGCTCAGGGTCCCAAAATACCACCCAATACTCATCGGAAGAAGGTGAGGTTAATACCAAACAGGTCGATGAGACTGTTATTCCCACGGAGGTTTCCGGTGAGACTAACGTTTTGGTGGGAACCGATAATATTGACGAAGGGGCGTCTACTGCTATGTTTGTTGAGGTACCAGTAAAAGAGCTCGGGGTGGGGAGCCAAGTTATGATAGAGGCGCAGCCTAAAGAGAAGGATCCCCTTTGCCAAAAAGAACTAGTTGGCCCTACACATAACAAACAGGGCATAATTCACTCAGCAAAAGCCAAACTCAACCCTAAAAGTACAGGCTGGAAGAGGCTGGCGAGAGGCCCGGGCTCTGGGTCACAATTTAGTAAAGTCAGGAAAAGCGAGGATAAGAAAGTTGGGACCAAAAGACATGAGGCTTCTGATGGTAATTTGGAAGACATGCAACCTAAACAAAAACAGAAAATCATTAAGTCAAGAATTGAGGAGGTTGTGGACGATGACTTAACGGCGGAGGCTG comes from Salvia miltiorrhiza cultivar Shanhuang (shh) chromosome 3, IMPLAD_Smil_shh, whole genome shotgun sequence and encodes:
- the LOC131014872 gene encoding putative late blight resistance protein homolog R1B-8 isoform X3 — encoded protein: MAAYAALLSLAQTTHLNTYQHQSLFSSEAEEKVRSIHDYVSFLLLFFEDFPQKVNRWEGRIRDAAYQIEDIIEVFICHRIQRHPSRVKLEDQLQNVMEEIGLVAGEVMEERPTYLPASSSSSSRLASTGNDAVIGLDDDITAIKERLCGQSPNLRVVPIVGMGGIGKTTLAKAVYDDQLIIERFDIRAWVVASQDYSPHRFRKLLLDSMKLLEDQMSADVIDESDIELKVYKKLKGWRYLIVIDDVWGTNIWDDVRYMFPDDKNGSRIMLTTRQLDVASYPDTAGPLHDMRLMDCSQSWDLLRLKVFTDGYCTPDLEDVGTEIARRCAGLPLAVVLAAGVLSSVIRTKASWEEIAKNVNPVVGWELEEILSFSYTYLPHHLRLCFLFIGGFLEDASIRASRLIRLWVAEGFLKHQNGGSKSLEEEAEECLDDLVKRNLVIVTSRKTNGKIKSCSLHDMVRDLCIRIAREEKFLHVMDGRDLPQGLMNERRISFSRSDIDKIWGPTFRTILCFQMKIFPSWLAMLGSYKLLRILDALHVNLKELPTELFDLHWLRYLALMGSFSIPSAVSNLVNLQTLVIHLEFGKLRRRYDDGVRRSLPLEIWRLPQLRHLFFHAPYMLPHPLEGFYLPLENLQTLLLVKNLVWNEKILQLIPNVKRLGLTYSSNEDHHLHHLKDLHQLEQLKMIGYRDFSWRGQSPTFPCALKKLTLVGGGFLWKDMAIVGSLPNLEILKLLGNACDGETWETTDEDFPRLKFLLIDESHLREWITHSNPFPTLRRLVLRSCCYLREIPEGIGEIPTLELIEVDYCTNSLVESAMKIKEDQESYGNYDLQVLAGHELFYKRMALSPSRPATLRNAAVIGLDDDLVAIKEQLCGLSSQLQVVSIVGLVGIGKTTLARTVYYDPLLLEHFEIRAWLTLSLDYSTLRLRKQILLGLLDSMELLDEHMSGEKIREPEMLNKIHQRLMGRRYLVVMDDVWSTEVWGGISNIFPNDENGSRIMLTTRLADAGSYDNSGNFLHRMQLMDDYQSWNLLKQKVFENINCPSELEDIGKEIAQRCAGLPLGVVLIAGVLSAVDKTEASWNKISKKINPNFGPPLREILSFSYTQLPRHLKPCFLCMGEFAKNKEGIHASKLIELWVDKGFLKHENGCSESLKEKAEEYLEDLVKRNLVTVSSRKSNGKIKYCSLHYMLRDLCIRKAQDEWIRRICERPAERPAEAAEPTKTSFFMLLMNLIFYKAR
- the LOC131014872 gene encoding putative late blight resistance protein homolog R1B-8 isoform X2, producing MAAYAALLSLAQTTHLNTYQHQSLFSSEAEEKVRSIHDYVSFLLLFFEDFPQKVNRWEGRIRDAAYQIEDIIEVFICHRIQRHPSRVKLEDQLQNVMEEIGLVAGEVMEERPTYLPASSSSSSRLASTGNDAVIGLDDDITAIKERLCGQSPNLRVVPIVGMGGIGKTTLAKAVYDDQLIIERFDIRAWVVASQDYSPHRFRKLLLDSMKLLEDQMSADVIDESDIELKVYKKLKGWRYLIVIDDVWGTNIWDDVRYMFPDDKNGSRIMLTTRQLDVASYPDTAGPLHDMRLMDCSQSWDLLRLKVFTDGYCTPDLEDVGTEIARRCAGLPLAVVLAAGVLSSVIRTKASWEEIAKNVNPVVGWELEEILSFSYTYLPHHLRLCFLFIGGFLEDASIRASRLIRLWVAEGFLKHQNGGSKSLEEEAEECLDDLVKRNLVIVTSRKTNGKIKSCSLHDMVRDLCIRIAREEKFLHVMDGRDLPQGLMNERRISFSRSDIDKIWGPTFRTILCFQMKIFPSWLAMLGSYKLLRILDALHVNLKELPTELFDLHWLRYLALMGSFSIPSAVSNLVNLQTLVIHLEFGKLRRRYDDGVRRSLPLEIWRLPQLRHLFFHAPYMLPHPLEGFYLPLENLQTLLLVKNLVWNEKILQLIPNVKRLGLTYSSNEDHHLHHLKDLHQLEQLKMIGYRDFSWRGQSPTFPCALKKLTLVGGGFLWKDMAIVGSLPNLEILKLLGNACDGETWETTDEDFPRLKFLLIDESHLREWITHSNPFPTLRRLVLRSCCYLREIPEGIGEIPTLELIEVDYCTNSLVESAMKIKEDQESYGNYDLQVLAGHEEIQLFYKRMALSPSRPATLRNAAVIGLDDDLVAIKEQLCGLSSQLQVVSIVGLVGIGKTTLARTVYYDPLLLEHFEIRAWLTLSLDYSTLRLRKQILLGLLDSMELLDEHMSGEKIREPEMLNKIHQRLMGRRYLVVMDDVWSTEVWGGISNIFPNDENGSRIMLTTRLADAGSYDNSGNFLHRMQLMDDYQSWNLLKQKVFENINCPSELEDIGKEIAQRCAGLPLGVVLIAGVLSAVDKTEASWNKISKKINPNFGPPLREILSFSYTQLPRHLKPCFLCMGEFAKNKEGIHASKLIELWVDKGFLKHENGCSESLKEKAEEYLEDLVKRNLVTVSSRKSNGKIKYCSLHYMLRDLCIRKAQDEWIRRICERPAERPAEAAEPTKTSFFMLLMNLIFYKAR